In the Populus trichocarpa isolate Nisqually-1 chromosome 1, P.trichocarpa_v4.1, whole genome shotgun sequence genome, one interval contains:
- the LOC7487559 gene encoding GBF-interacting protein 1-like isoform X2, with amino-acid sequence MSNRGGGGSFVTIPKNVKKTIQSIREITGKQHSDEDIYSVLQDCAMDLDDTAQKLLYLDTFHEVKRKHDRRKGAQDRGARGGRGSYSGAGGGRNAAARRENGVDCMADRNASTSSHSMQKTNNNAAIPGTKDLTATPHGPSTLSNGSSILGYGPKLPADAGSSVLDVKKLDASSPLPAASPSAPTQISISGMQSKEGKSTSFPNGLPTSTTPASVSGSVSSFSDPILAPSMTRNPGAAGTITHEVGSQKKGAEQNHIQGNKKVSPIKPKAAGKNQLSESLQPSTLFAYDDSLVVKSSSNDSHSSEELALPLKILSEDAEAKVSSQSLPEPIISNGHVKFPNHYKVPEALKSGLTFGSFDTNSGPRKEYSNGDLTFGSFDTNSGPGAKCSNGIDGDINSMHAIELAHLTDETAMEPSSNDSGSTPVQFNHSDQPESPIHVLEKVSISEGNVDPSADSGAVQPKQDEMLLPEGHQSSTVQIAPNYGFGIMPPMQAAHLVPFAGHETQAWDVSQTTGFVGKNSMASSTPSPSQQMQNSVAASPHPLLFRPPYPPNYLQYGHYFNPYFLPPMHQFLSHNGLPQQPSTGNAYLTAAPTAAGVKFPLPQFKPGTSAGSPAPIALPILYGSYGSSSTGFNPSPAVTSGSSTGNDDLSASQLKERNIYTTGPLAMQSEISSWIPPPGQDISSLQLSSLYHLHPQGQHLTFSPQAGLAAFPGIYPPVQTVAAPSAVNQLTQQSQTMPTTAEPVVPPPGPYQQPQLTQINWNS; translated from the exons atGAGCAATCGTGGCGGCGGTGGCAGCTTTGTAACGATCCCGAAGAATGTCAAGAAAACAATACAAAGCATTAGAGAAATCACAGGCAAACAACACAGTGATGAGGATATTTACTCTGTTCTTCAAGACTGTGCTATGGATCTTGATGATACTGCGCAAAAGCTCCTTTATTTAG ATACATTTCATGAAGTCAAGAGGAAACATGATCGTAGAAAGGGG GCTCAAGACAGAGGGGCTAGGGGTGGTCGAGGAAGCTATTCTG GTGCCGGTGGTGGGAGGAATGCGGCTGCTCGAAGGGAAAATGGAGTCGATTGCATGGCAGACAGAAATGCTTCAACATCTTCGCACTCTATGCAGAAGACAAATAATAATGCAGCGATTCCTGGGACAAA AGATTTAACTGCCACACCCCATGGTCCCTCAACTTTATCCAATGGGAGTTCTATTCTTGGATATGGTCCAAAGCTGCCTGCTGATGCAGGTAGTTCAGTTCTTGATGTGAAGAAGTTAGATGCCTCTTCCCCGCTACCTGCAGCAAGTCCCTCAGCACCTACACAAATTTCTATCTCTGGAATGCAATCTAAGGAAGGAAAGTCCACATCATTTCCCAATGGCCTCCCAACTTCTACCACTCCAGCATCTGTATCTGGTTCTGTATCTTCTTTTTCAGACCCCATATTAGCCCCATCAATGACTAGAAATCCTGGTGCTGCTGGTACAATCACACACGAAGTGGGTAGCCAGAAGAAAGGTGCTGAACAGAATCATattcaaggaaacaaaaaagtATCACCTATCAAACCAAAGGCAGCTGGAAAGAATCAATTGTCTGAATCTCTGCAGCCCTCAACTTTGTTTGCATATGATGATTCTTTGGTTGTCAAGTCTTCTAGTAATGATAGTCATTCATCAGAAGAGTTGGCTTTGCCTTTAAAAA TCTTGTCAGAGGATGCTGAAGCTAAAGTCAGTTCTCAGTCACTGCCAGAACCAATCATCTCTAATGGACATGTTAAATTTCCGAATCATTATAAAGTCCCTGAAGCTCTAAAAAGTGGTTTGACATTTGGAAGCTTTGATACAAATTCTGGACCAAGAAAGGAATATAGCAATGGTGATTTGACTTTTGGAAGCTTTGATACTAATTCTGGACCAGGAGCAAAATGCAGCAATGGTATTGATGGTGACATTAACTCTATGCATGCTATTGAACTTGCACATCTGACTGATGAAACTGCCATGGAACCTTCTAG CAATGATAGTGGATCAACACCTGTGCAATTTAATCATTCTGATCAACCAGAGTCTCCTATACATGTGCTTGAAAAAGTATCAATATCAGAGGGCAATGTTGATCCTAGTGCAGACTCGGGGGCTGTTCAGCCAAAGCAGGATGAGATGTTGCTTCCAGAAGGCCATCAGAGCTCCACTGTTCAAATTGCACCAAACTATGGTTTTGGGATCATGCCACCCATGCAGGCCGCTCACCTTGTACCATTCGCAGGACATGAGACACAGGCATGGGATGTTTCTCAAACTACAGGCTTTGTT GGTAAGAATTCTATGGCCTCATCTACTCCAAGTCCGAGTCAACAGATGCAGAATTCTGTTGCTGCTTCTCCGCATCCACTTCTTTTCAGGCCTCCATATCCTCCTAACTATCTTCAGTACGGGCACTACTTCAATCCATATTTTTTGCCACCAATGCATCAATTCTTGAGCCACAATGGGCTCCCTCAACAGCCATCGACTGGCAATGCATATCTTACAGCAGCACCTACTGCTGCTGGTGTCAAGTTCCCTCTTCCACAATTTAAGCCAGGAACTAGTGCTGGAAGCCCAGCTCCAATTGCACTCCCCATTTTGTACGGATCATATGGCTCTTCCTCTACGGGCTTCAATCCTAGTCCAGCTGTAACCTCTGGAAGCTCCACTGGTAATGATGATCTATcagcatctcagctgaaggaaAGAAACATCTACACCACAGGACCACTG GCGATGCAGAGTGAAATTTCATCTTGGATTCCTCCACCTGGGCAAGATATATCCAGCTTGCAGCTCAGTTCTTTATACCACCTTCACCCTCAGGGACAGCACCTCACCTTCTCTCCACAGGCTGGTCTTGCCGCCTTTCCTGGAATTTATCCACCAGTGCAAACAGTGGCTGCACCTTCAGCTGTTAATCAACTCACGCAACAGTCACAGACCATGCCTACAACTGCTGAACCTGTGGTACCTCCACCTGGTCCTTATCAGCAGCCTCAACTTACACAGATCAACTGGAACTCTTAA
- the LOC7487559 gene encoding GBF-interacting protein 1-like isoform X1, with amino-acid sequence MSNRGGGGSFVTIPKNVKKTIQSIREITGKQHSDEDIYSVLQDCAMDLDDTAQKLLYLDTFHEVKRKHDRRKGAQDRGARGGRGSYSGAGGGRNAAARRENGVDCMADRNASTSSHSMQKTNNNAAIPGTKDLTATPHGPSTLSNGSSILGYGPKLPADAGSSVLDVKKLDASSPLPAASPSAPTQISISGMQSKEGKSTSFPNGLPTSTTPASVSGSVSSFSDPILAPSMTRNPGAAGTITHEVGSQKKGAEQNHIQGNKKVSPIKPKAAGKNQLSESLQPSTLFAYDDSLVVKSSSNDSHSSEELALPLKTVLSEDAEAKVSSQSLPEPIISNGHVKFPNHYKVPEALKSGLTFGSFDTNSGPRKEYSNGDLTFGSFDTNSGPGAKCSNGIDGDINSMHAIELAHLTDETAMEPSSNDSGSTPVQFNHSDQPESPIHVLEKVSISEGNVDPSADSGAVQPKQDEMLLPEGHQSSTVQIAPNYGFGIMPPMQAAHLVPFAGHETQAWDVSQTTGFVGKNSMASSTPSPSQQMQNSVAASPHPLLFRPPYPPNYLQYGHYFNPYFLPPMHQFLSHNGLPQQPSTGNAYLTAAPTAAGVKFPLPQFKPGTSAGSPAPIALPILYGSYGSSSTGFNPSPAVTSGSSTGNDDLSASQLKERNIYTTGPLAMQSEISSWIPPPGQDISSLQLSSLYHLHPQGQHLTFSPQAGLAAFPGIYPPVQTVAAPSAVNQLTQQSQTMPTTAEPVVPPPGPYQQPQLTQINWNS; translated from the exons atGAGCAATCGTGGCGGCGGTGGCAGCTTTGTAACGATCCCGAAGAATGTCAAGAAAACAATACAAAGCATTAGAGAAATCACAGGCAAACAACACAGTGATGAGGATATTTACTCTGTTCTTCAAGACTGTGCTATGGATCTTGATGATACTGCGCAAAAGCTCCTTTATTTAG ATACATTTCATGAAGTCAAGAGGAAACATGATCGTAGAAAGGGG GCTCAAGACAGAGGGGCTAGGGGTGGTCGAGGAAGCTATTCTG GTGCCGGTGGTGGGAGGAATGCGGCTGCTCGAAGGGAAAATGGAGTCGATTGCATGGCAGACAGAAATGCTTCAACATCTTCGCACTCTATGCAGAAGACAAATAATAATGCAGCGATTCCTGGGACAAA AGATTTAACTGCCACACCCCATGGTCCCTCAACTTTATCCAATGGGAGTTCTATTCTTGGATATGGTCCAAAGCTGCCTGCTGATGCAGGTAGTTCAGTTCTTGATGTGAAGAAGTTAGATGCCTCTTCCCCGCTACCTGCAGCAAGTCCCTCAGCACCTACACAAATTTCTATCTCTGGAATGCAATCTAAGGAAGGAAAGTCCACATCATTTCCCAATGGCCTCCCAACTTCTACCACTCCAGCATCTGTATCTGGTTCTGTATCTTCTTTTTCAGACCCCATATTAGCCCCATCAATGACTAGAAATCCTGGTGCTGCTGGTACAATCACACACGAAGTGGGTAGCCAGAAGAAAGGTGCTGAACAGAATCATattcaaggaaacaaaaaagtATCACCTATCAAACCAAAGGCAGCTGGAAAGAATCAATTGTCTGAATCTCTGCAGCCCTCAACTTTGTTTGCATATGATGATTCTTTGGTTGTCAAGTCTTCTAGTAATGATAGTCATTCATCAGAAGAGTTGGCTTTGCCTTTAAAAA CAGTCTTGTCAGAGGATGCTGAAGCTAAAGTCAGTTCTCAGTCACTGCCAGAACCAATCATCTCTAATGGACATGTTAAATTTCCGAATCATTATAAAGTCCCTGAAGCTCTAAAAAGTGGTTTGACATTTGGAAGCTTTGATACAAATTCTGGACCAAGAAAGGAATATAGCAATGGTGATTTGACTTTTGGAAGCTTTGATACTAATTCTGGACCAGGAGCAAAATGCAGCAATGGTATTGATGGTGACATTAACTCTATGCATGCTATTGAACTTGCACATCTGACTGATGAAACTGCCATGGAACCTTCTAG CAATGATAGTGGATCAACACCTGTGCAATTTAATCATTCTGATCAACCAGAGTCTCCTATACATGTGCTTGAAAAAGTATCAATATCAGAGGGCAATGTTGATCCTAGTGCAGACTCGGGGGCTGTTCAGCCAAAGCAGGATGAGATGTTGCTTCCAGAAGGCCATCAGAGCTCCACTGTTCAAATTGCACCAAACTATGGTTTTGGGATCATGCCACCCATGCAGGCCGCTCACCTTGTACCATTCGCAGGACATGAGACACAGGCATGGGATGTTTCTCAAACTACAGGCTTTGTT GGTAAGAATTCTATGGCCTCATCTACTCCAAGTCCGAGTCAACAGATGCAGAATTCTGTTGCTGCTTCTCCGCATCCACTTCTTTTCAGGCCTCCATATCCTCCTAACTATCTTCAGTACGGGCACTACTTCAATCCATATTTTTTGCCACCAATGCATCAATTCTTGAGCCACAATGGGCTCCCTCAACAGCCATCGACTGGCAATGCATATCTTACAGCAGCACCTACTGCTGCTGGTGTCAAGTTCCCTCTTCCACAATTTAAGCCAGGAACTAGTGCTGGAAGCCCAGCTCCAATTGCACTCCCCATTTTGTACGGATCATATGGCTCTTCCTCTACGGGCTTCAATCCTAGTCCAGCTGTAACCTCTGGAAGCTCCACTGGTAATGATGATCTATcagcatctcagctgaaggaaAGAAACATCTACACCACAGGACCACTG GCGATGCAGAGTGAAATTTCATCTTGGATTCCTCCACCTGGGCAAGATATATCCAGCTTGCAGCTCAGTTCTTTATACCACCTTCACCCTCAGGGACAGCACCTCACCTTCTCTCCACAGGCTGGTCTTGCCGCCTTTCCTGGAATTTATCCACCAGTGCAAACAGTGGCTGCACCTTCAGCTGTTAATCAACTCACGCAACAGTCACAGACCATGCCTACAACTGCTGAACCTGTGGTACCTCCACCTGGTCCTTATCAGCAGCCTCAACTTACACAGATCAACTGGAACTCTTAA
- the LOC7487559 gene encoding GBF-interacting protein 1-like isoform X3, protein MSNRGGGGSFVTIPKNVKKTIQSIREITGKQHSDEDIYSVLQDCAMDLDDTAQKLLYLDTFHEVKRKHDRRKGAQDRGARGGRGSYSGAGGGRNAAARRENGVDCMADRNASTSSHSMQKTNNNAAIPGTKDLTATPHGPSTLSNGSSILGYGPKLPADAGSSVLDVKKLDASSPLPAASPSAPTQISISGMQSKEGKSTSFPNGLPTSTTPASVSGSVSSFSDPILAPSMTRNPGAAGTITHEVGSQKKGAEQNHIQGNKKVSPIKPKAAGKNQLSESLQPSTLFAYDDSLVVKSSSNDSHSSEELALPLKTVLSEDAEAKVSSQSLPEPIISNGHVKFPNHYKVPEALKSGLTFGSFDTNSGPRKEYSNGDLTFGSFDTNSGPGAKCSNGIDGDINSMHAIELAHLTDETAMEPSSNDSGSTPVQFNHSDQPESPIHVLEKVSISEGNVDPSADSGAVQPKQDEMLLPEGHQSSTVQIAPNYGFGIMPPMQAAHLVPFAGHETQAWDVSQTTGFVGKNSMASSTPSPSQQMQNSVAASPHPLLFRPPYPPNYLQYGHYFNPYFLPPMHQFLSHNGLPQQPSTGNAYLTAAPTAAGVKFPLPQFKPGTSAGSPAPIALPILYGSYGSSSTGFNPSPAVTSGSSTGNDDLSASQLKERNIYTTGPLSEISSWIPPPGQDISSLQLSSLYHLHPQGQHLTFSPQAGLAAFPGIYPPVQTVAAPSAVNQLTQQSQTMPTTAEPVVPPPGPYQQPQLTQINWNS, encoded by the exons atGAGCAATCGTGGCGGCGGTGGCAGCTTTGTAACGATCCCGAAGAATGTCAAGAAAACAATACAAAGCATTAGAGAAATCACAGGCAAACAACACAGTGATGAGGATATTTACTCTGTTCTTCAAGACTGTGCTATGGATCTTGATGATACTGCGCAAAAGCTCCTTTATTTAG ATACATTTCATGAAGTCAAGAGGAAACATGATCGTAGAAAGGGG GCTCAAGACAGAGGGGCTAGGGGTGGTCGAGGAAGCTATTCTG GTGCCGGTGGTGGGAGGAATGCGGCTGCTCGAAGGGAAAATGGAGTCGATTGCATGGCAGACAGAAATGCTTCAACATCTTCGCACTCTATGCAGAAGACAAATAATAATGCAGCGATTCCTGGGACAAA AGATTTAACTGCCACACCCCATGGTCCCTCAACTTTATCCAATGGGAGTTCTATTCTTGGATATGGTCCAAAGCTGCCTGCTGATGCAGGTAGTTCAGTTCTTGATGTGAAGAAGTTAGATGCCTCTTCCCCGCTACCTGCAGCAAGTCCCTCAGCACCTACACAAATTTCTATCTCTGGAATGCAATCTAAGGAAGGAAAGTCCACATCATTTCCCAATGGCCTCCCAACTTCTACCACTCCAGCATCTGTATCTGGTTCTGTATCTTCTTTTTCAGACCCCATATTAGCCCCATCAATGACTAGAAATCCTGGTGCTGCTGGTACAATCACACACGAAGTGGGTAGCCAGAAGAAAGGTGCTGAACAGAATCATattcaaggaaacaaaaaagtATCACCTATCAAACCAAAGGCAGCTGGAAAGAATCAATTGTCTGAATCTCTGCAGCCCTCAACTTTGTTTGCATATGATGATTCTTTGGTTGTCAAGTCTTCTAGTAATGATAGTCATTCATCAGAAGAGTTGGCTTTGCCTTTAAAAA CAGTCTTGTCAGAGGATGCTGAAGCTAAAGTCAGTTCTCAGTCACTGCCAGAACCAATCATCTCTAATGGACATGTTAAATTTCCGAATCATTATAAAGTCCCTGAAGCTCTAAAAAGTGGTTTGACATTTGGAAGCTTTGATACAAATTCTGGACCAAGAAAGGAATATAGCAATGGTGATTTGACTTTTGGAAGCTTTGATACTAATTCTGGACCAGGAGCAAAATGCAGCAATGGTATTGATGGTGACATTAACTCTATGCATGCTATTGAACTTGCACATCTGACTGATGAAACTGCCATGGAACCTTCTAG CAATGATAGTGGATCAACACCTGTGCAATTTAATCATTCTGATCAACCAGAGTCTCCTATACATGTGCTTGAAAAAGTATCAATATCAGAGGGCAATGTTGATCCTAGTGCAGACTCGGGGGCTGTTCAGCCAAAGCAGGATGAGATGTTGCTTCCAGAAGGCCATCAGAGCTCCACTGTTCAAATTGCACCAAACTATGGTTTTGGGATCATGCCACCCATGCAGGCCGCTCACCTTGTACCATTCGCAGGACATGAGACACAGGCATGGGATGTTTCTCAAACTACAGGCTTTGTT GGTAAGAATTCTATGGCCTCATCTACTCCAAGTCCGAGTCAACAGATGCAGAATTCTGTTGCTGCTTCTCCGCATCCACTTCTTTTCAGGCCTCCATATCCTCCTAACTATCTTCAGTACGGGCACTACTTCAATCCATATTTTTTGCCACCAATGCATCAATTCTTGAGCCACAATGGGCTCCCTCAACAGCCATCGACTGGCAATGCATATCTTACAGCAGCACCTACTGCTGCTGGTGTCAAGTTCCCTCTTCCACAATTTAAGCCAGGAACTAGTGCTGGAAGCCCAGCTCCAATTGCACTCCCCATTTTGTACGGATCATATGGCTCTTCCTCTACGGGCTTCAATCCTAGTCCAGCTGTAACCTCTGGAAGCTCCACTGGTAATGATGATCTATcagcatctcagctgaaggaaAGAAACATCTACACCACAGGACCACTG AGTGAAATTTCATCTTGGATTCCTCCACCTGGGCAAGATATATCCAGCTTGCAGCTCAGTTCTTTATACCACCTTCACCCTCAGGGACAGCACCTCACCTTCTCTCCACAGGCTGGTCTTGCCGCCTTTCCTGGAATTTATCCACCAGTGCAAACAGTGGCTGCACCTTCAGCTGTTAATCAACTCACGCAACAGTCACAGACCATGCCTACAACTGCTGAACCTGTGGTACCTCCACCTGGTCCTTATCAGCAGCCTCAACTTACACAGATCAACTGGAACTCTTAA
- the LOC7485129 gene encoding uncharacterized protein LOC7485129: MANNKQKSLIVCSWVKQHIQERSLRASNRKNTASRRRVSLNLTGGSCLVKDVSDVADSVSPFTERLLADDCSAEEDSTGELDGDLIFFNSPALSSVLETFTACTVGVTPFSCVAIENPSASTDGVSNSSDVRVPHIDPIAGAKDCSDCLLMAILVWSVW; the protein is encoded by the exons ATGGCAAATAATAAACAGAAATCTTTGATTGTCTGCTCTTGGGTAAAACAACATATCCAAGAGAGATCTTTGAGAGCCTCCAATCGTAAGAATACTGCGAGTAGACGGCGTGTCTCCCTCAACCTAACTGGGGGGTCCTGTCTTGTTAAGGACGTGTCTGATGTGGCAGACAGCGTGTCCCCCTTTACTGAGCGTCTTTTAGCGGACGATTGCTCGGCTGAAGAAGACTCAACGGGCGAATTAGATGGAGATTTGATATTCTTCAATTCCCCTGCACTTTCTTCAGTGCTGGAAACGTTCACTGCTTGCACCGTCGGGGTCACTCCTTTCTCTTGCGTTGCCATAGAGAATCCCTCTGCCAGCACTGATGGGGTTAGCAACTCCTCTGATGTTAGAGTGCCGCATATCGACCCAATTGCTGGTGCTAAAGATTGTTCAG ATTGCTTGTTGATGGCCATCTTGGTCTGGTCAGTTTGGTAA